In the genome of Falco naumanni isolate bFalNau1 chromosome 5, bFalNau1.pat, whole genome shotgun sequence, the window TGCTGATGGGGAGTAGCTGGCGCCAGGGGCTGCTCTGAAAGAAAGAGATAATCCCAGCTGGTCCAGGGCTGGGGAAAGCCCACAAGCTGCTCGGCGACTGGCTTGTCCCTTGCCAGTGACAGGCAGTCGCTGCAGGGGCGGCAGGGATGTCCTGTGCTGCTCCTTGGGCATCTGCGCAGGAGCTGGCGGGCAGCTGGACAGGGAGCCTCGGCACAGGCAGGCAcgcgggcaggcaggcaggggggacAGGCAGCTGTGGTGGCATGGGTACCCTGATCTaggggtgctcagcacccttTCGCCTTGTGATACAACTGTAGGATATGGGGTAAGGGCTGCATGGCCAGGGAGCGGCACCAAGGATACAGATGGGGCTGAGGTGAGCATCCTACCCTGTGACGGCTGGGCTGGGGATGTGCCCAGTCCCTTCACCTCCAGGTCCTGCATCTCCAGAGAGGCTTCGGCACATGCTGCCCTAGATTTCACTGTGACCCTGGCAGTGCCGGGCTGCTGCCCAAGTCCTCTGCAAAGCGCTGAGGGGAAGGAAGGTTGCTGCCGGGAAGGCTGTGGCTGCCCAAAGGGCTGGGATGAGTTTCCTTACCTCACTCAAAATGTCTGATGATCCTCAGGCCAGGCAAAAAGATCGGGTAAGAAGAATGGCTCCATTCTGCATCCTGAGGTCAGGCGGTGCATCTGGTGTGGCTCAGCCTTTGCCTTGTACAGCTGGGAGAAATACCCTGGGGTCATCAGAGAAActgagggggggaaaaggaTTTTTCCAGTGGAGAGATGCTCAgtccagcacctctgcagtTCTGGATCAAGAGCAGATCCTAATGCCTGCAAgccccaggcaggctgtgctagtggagcagctgcttgctttccttcctaAGGACCTGGCATTTTTCACCAAGGGCCCACTCCTGACAGCTGCCTTCAGGCTCTGAACCCATCCCTCCTTCCTGTTCCATGTCTGCAGGGAGCGGGAGCGTGGGTCTGGAGCCACGAGCATGGAAGGGGCTGGGGTGAGACACATGCATGGATCGCTGCCTCTAGCCAGAGGGGGACAGCCTTATGCCACACAGGAGGAGAGACACAGACAGACCATCCATGTGTTAGGTGGGGGTTAAATAGCCTTTCCTTGTTGGAAGCTGGGTTGTGGTGAGCCACTGTTtgcagccctccctccctcttgcCACTCAGACAAAGGATGGgaaggcagggggaggggatGTGACTGTATCTGGGTTATTGGGACAGAGTAGATGTTAGTCCCCACTACCTGAGGCCCTAAGGGATCTGCAGGGCCACCTCTGTCCCCATCTAGCTGCTGCAAATGTCAGAGGCAGGCAGACATGAAGGGTGCACTGCAGAAGTGGTGTTTGCTGCTGGCCATATACGCTGGCCTTCCAGGGAGAGATTTTAGGGTAGATCAGTGGGTGTCAGGAGCAGGAGGTAGCTGAGACCGCTAGGGCCTCTCCGGGCACTGATTGCCTTtctggccctgcctgccccagcctccGATGCTgtgcctctccctgctctggATCTGAGTGGACCATCTCCTGTGAGCCAGAGGTTATCCCctggcagcccagcctgggccACCTCACACTGGAACTGGGCAGCAGAGGTATCACCAGCAGCCACCCCCTTAAATGAGCTTCAGTCAGCGCACAGaacaaagcagcagggaaaagggtGGCAATGCAAACAGTGGATGTAAGTGGTTAGCCCCGACTAACCCTCTATTCATTACCAGCTGTACCAGCCATAGTGTCCTATCACGTATCCTATTACAGGAGACAGCTGGAGGGGCTATGGGATGTGCCTAGGATGCATTATGCTACCCCTTGACCCATCAGTCAGAGCACTAATGAGGCTTCCTAGCAGCATTAGCATTACTGCACGTAAAACAGCCGTTCCCAGGAGAGCAGGTAGACATGTTTCGTGTCTCAAGGTGCCTCTCATAGCTCTGGCCCTGGTTTTGCACACCCCAGAAGGCTGTTCCTCAGTTGGCTTCCTGGATTCCTCTGCGGGAGTCAAGAGGTGGAAAATTGTGTGCAGAAAGCTGAGCCCTTAGGTCCCTCTTTGCAAAATGGGGTCTTCCCTGCCTGAGGCTGCATGGAAAGGTGTCCCACACAAAAAGGAAGGCAAACGAccaagagaagaaaggaaggctgTCTACCCCGAGACCTTGGATgtccaaaaccaaaatgctcAGGCTGACCTCACTGATAAGAAATCCAGGAAATATTTAAGGAGACTTCTGGAGATATTTTCTCCTGGTCTCAGGGCTTTTTATAGGTGTCCAGGAACCTGACTCTGAAATACCTGCTCCAGCCAGGGATGGCCATGTATTGTGATGTCCACAGCAGAGTTAGCAACACCTGCTGGCTCTGAGCAAAGTGTCCCTCAGTGAGATTGAGGGATGAGTTATGAACCTTGTAGTGAGCCTTGAGGTTGGCTGCCGGCaacttcctcctttctcctccttgtGTAAGAACAAGGAGTTTAAGCAATAAGGGAGAGGGCAACAGACTTCCTGAGGACAAGCTATTGCCTGGGCAGCAAAGGATTTGCAGCCCACATGGCCCAGGTCCTGCACCCATCCcttgcagctgctcagctgggctTCTTTCCAACTTGCCCTGTTCCCTGCCCACCTACACGGTTTATTTGCCCCCAGTTCTGAGGCCCAAAGTGCCTCACTGGGGCCACATCACCCTGGCCCACATCCCCTCATCATTCCCTGTCtcactttctcttctccctctcttgGGGGCAGGTGAGACCCTAGCTGGGCTGTATGGGGTGCACActggaggatgctgcagcaggatgagggGTATGGCACGTGACTGTGGTACAGGTGGTgtggggcagcctggggaggatAAGTGAAGGGCAGGGTGCAGGAGAGCTGGCTGTCTTGGCCCTTCATGCTGTGCCAGAGATGGGCTttcctggctggcagcagcttagagaaagctggaaaaagccAACAGGAGCCCCAAGGGTTGCTTTGTCAGCAGGAAAGGCACAGACTAGCTGTGACGGGTGTAAGAGTGGATTGCAGCTGAGAAGCACTTGGCTCGGCAggctgcctcctccagcagatGCCCAGCAGCATGAGGTGTTCTGAATTGCCAGCCTGGCTCAAGCCAACAGTCCATCTTGTGCTCTGGTCCCCCCTGGGTGCTGCTCGCTGTTTCAGGAAAGGATGATGATACCCCAAGAGTGTCCTTGCTTGGTAGGGAAAAgcagaaggggggggggggggggggggggcatccTCCAGCAGACTTCTCCCCTGTGGACAAGGTAGAACAGAGATAGTACAAGAACCTTCAGACATTACCCACAGTGCTAATCACAGGTGGCTGTGCTACCATCCTTTCATTATGGAGGGAAGATCCCTTCTCCCAGTTTAACATCAAAGACTTCCCAAGCAGTGTAAGAGGAGCGGGGTAAAGGCATCCTCCTTGCCAAGGGTGACCCTTGTGCAAGGTCTGCCCTCAGCAGATGACAGTGGGATATTAAAGCTactataaaatgtaaaatctttGCTGTGTAGAGCAGCCCTTGTGTCTGCACAGGAGCCTTGGTGTGGGAATGCTAAGCAGGTTCACCAGCCAGCCATGCAGCCTGTTGCAGCCTAACCCTGTCCTTCAACAAAATCTCTCtcacctctccccagccctggtcTCTGCCTGGCCTGGCTGAGCTGTCACAGGGACCCTGGACTGGTGCTATCAGTGTCTGCAGCCCAGTGACCTCTGAGTCGCCTTCCTCTCCAAGAGGCATGTGTCACCCACCAAATGGCAGtcacctgcctggctgctcaCGTCCTCCTCCACAGCCAATGGGTTCTGCTGAGGAGCAAAAAACTCCACCAAAAGGATGCAAACAGATAATTTAGTGTGAGATACTTGAACTGAAGTGGCATCCAAAACAAGTGGAGTGCTTACCAAGCAAAAACACACGCTGTCCCTATCCTGGAAAAATAGCCATCTAATGAGACAAAGCATGGGGGAGTCAAGTAATTAGAGTGGCAGAGGCTTTAGTTTGCAGCTGGCTTGAATATGAAAGGTGTTTGATTCCCATccccttcatcttcctttctagATTCATCCCTCatgcttcccttccccaccaattacagtttttcttctgtgccctGTCCTCTGCCAACCTCTGGCTTCCTCCCAGCGGGTGAGAGCTGCTCGCTAATGAGACAAGAGACAGAGATAGATGGATGAGGCCCGCCCCAAGCAGTGCATGGCATCACCTGAAAAAGGGTTAGGGAGGCCAAAAAGGTCTGTTTCGTTTACATGGAAGAAGTGAGGAGGGGGAGGCAAGGAGGGAAAGGTGCAGATGATTACTTTATTGATCATGATGATTAGTTTCTTGAATATAGCAAAAACCATCGATCTATGAGTAGGAGGCAAGCACAGAGGTTGTGGCCATGCTTTGCACTTCAACACTGCCTTCCTCTGAGGAACTCAGCATGCACAGCATGGTCAGTAATGCCGCCAGCCCTGGCGATGGCCAGGCTGGTAAGGCCTGATGGTAAATCCCAAACTATTTCAATGCTGGGACCTGACACATGATAATTTTGGAAAGTCTGATCCATTGCAAATTTCATGCTAAACTTGGAGAGGCAAAATACTGGTGATCCTGGCCAGAAGTGGGAGACAAAAATGAGGAGACATGCACAGAGCTTTGGACACCCTATTAGGAGCCCAGACAGCTTCACTGGGTCTGCCCCTACTGTTTGGAGGTAGCCACCAATATGTTGCATGCTCAGAGAAACCGACTTCTCCACCTCCTCATCTGGAGTGATACACAGAAGAGTGTGCTGGAAACTCAGGTAGATGTTCCTCCACGAAGAGCCTTATTGCTGAAATCTTGCCATTCAGTcatccccagcagcccctgaaATGGATGCTCAAAGTTGCCCTCAACCCCTGTGGCAGGTCAGCAGGGAGGTTGTCGTTACACCTCAGTGATGATTTTTCAATCTTTCTCCCCATGCAGGGCCAGTGGAAAGCAAGAACGAAGCAGCCATGTCTGAGCTGGTCGCAGAGCCACGACAAAAACCAGTTGTACCAATGAAACCCATGGGCATTAATGCCAACTTGCTGGGCTACATCGGTATTGACACCATCATTGAGCAGATGCGCAAGAAAACCATGAAGACAGGTTTCGACTTCAACATCATGGTTGTAGGTAGGCAGGGACCACCTGAGGTACTGGGAACCATGGCCAGGGACTGTCCTGTGAGGTCAGGTAGGAGagggagccctgcagggagggcaTGAGGGAGCAGACAGCGCTTGCTCTAGGGGAAAGGAGCACTTGCACAAGTCAAGGAGACACCTGCAGCCCcttcagctgccagccaggctctgtcccctgggctgctggcatTGTCGGGCTGATGTCATGAGCTTCCTCTTTGCAATTTTCAGGTCAGAGCGGATTGGGAAAGTCGACACTGGTGAACACCCTCTTCAAATCCCAGGTGAGCCGCAAATCTTCAGGCTGGAACCGGGAGGAGAAGATCCCCAAGACGGTGGAGATCAAAGCCATTGGGCATGGTAAGAGCTAGGCTGCTGGGGTGGAGGCAGTGCTGATGCTTCAGCACTGTCTTGCAGAAGACCTCAGTAGTCTATGCAAACAGTTATTTGGTATTAGGCAGCCCTTTCTCCATGGGAACCTAAAGGACAAGTGCCAGTTTTAGATGGCCTCAGACCCAACCAAGGGTTTTCTTAAACAGCAATAACACTGATGCCACAGCCAAAAGTGAGGGGTAGAAAAAGACTTACAGATATTTCTTTAAGCCTTGCTGTAAGTCATTCTCACCTGCAATTGGTTAATAATCTATACAAATCGCATCGGTGGGTCCCATCCCAAGCCCAGTTGAGCACATCTCCTTGTGGCAAAGCATCAGCACAGCTTCTACAGCGGTGCAGAGTAATAAGCATCATTTCAGGTTCAGAATTCTGTGTTTCAGGGGAGGACAAGTTGTGCAAGACAGGTACTACCTCTGGGCCACAGGCTGAGCACAAATCCATTTTCCTGTGGCAAAGTGGTGTAAGGTGGCTTTGGTGCAGATGTTACCAAAATTTGGGGTCAGAAATGGAAGTGGGGGTCACAACTGTTGAGGCATGACCCAGCCTGGCCTGGTCATGCTTGCTGGGTGGGGATCAGGGCACAGTGCTCTTGGCACAGACATGTTGCATGATAGAGcgtgtccccagggaggtgTATGATTGTTTGCAATTTCTTGCCCAGTCATCGAAGAAGGTGGTGTCAAAATGAAGCTGACAGTGATTGACACACCAGGATTCGGGGATCAGATCAACAATGAGAACTGGTGAGTTTCATACAGTCAAGACCTTGTGTCCCAGAAAGGGCTGGACTTAAGATGTTATATAGAGCAACTCTCACCTACTTGGTTTGGAAAGTGTCTGGGATCCTGTTGCTCTCAGGGGGGCAGTAAGAGGAAAGTGTAACTGTGAACACCACGGGTCTGTGTGCATGCCTGGGGGTGTGCGCACTTTACACAGCAAGTGCCAATTTCTGTGCCCAGTTACAGAAGCTCTTAAACTTACCTGCTGATGGTGAGATGCTTGTGGTGGATATTTTTTGTGCCTctgttgctttgctgctgtcagAGCTGGGAACACTGTAGGCAGGAACACGAGGAGATTTGTACCTGTCTATTCATGTCTCTCTCCCACCTTAACAGCTGGGAGCCTATTGAAAAATACATCAACGAGCAATATgaaaaatttttgaaagaggAGGTGAATATTGCAAGGAAGAAACGAATTCCAGACACGCGAGTGCACTGCTGCCTCTATTTCATCTCCCCCACAGGCCACTCGTATGTACTCAATCCCTTATCCTTCCTCAAGCCCTTGGTACTTCTGTGCCAGACATATACCCTGCACTGCTCCATCACAGCCACAGACCCAGGAGTCCTGCCTGGGGGGCTCACCACTGTTTAGCTTAACTTTGGGTGCTGCAGAGCTTGAAAGGGTCTAGAACAACAAGGGCAGGAGAAACGTTACTGTGTTTTTTGGGAGAGGGCAGGATGGATGGGGAGGAGCCAAGAGTACAGTGGCAGCAAGCAGGGTTCATACCAGGGAGGTTTCATAGATGCCCTGATGCTGGGAGAGTCACTAGGATGAAAGGCAAGGAGGGTAAAGTGACCCCTTCCATGTTGTTCCCTCTTGGGCTGCAGCCTGCGGCCTTTGGACCTGGAGTTCATGAAACATCTCAGCAAGGTAGTGAACATCATCCCAGTTATTGCCAAGGCTGACACCATGACCTTGGAGGAGAAGACCGAATTCAAACAAAGAGTGAGTATCTCCTCTCCTGCATGGGATCCTTCCCTGCCCCGGCTTGGAGATGGGAGAAATGAGTGGTTCCCTCCTTCCTGGGATTGCCGTGCAGTCTCCAGGGCATGCATGGAGTCCAACACTAGGTTGGTGGGTAAGTCTTGAAGATGTACCTGTTTATGGCTCTGAGGGTATCTTTTAGAGGGGGAAGAAACCCGTGTAACCCTGTGACATCTCGTGATAGACTGTCACGGGAACTGCAGAGCCAGACAAGTAACTGGGGTTGGGGAAGAAAGACTCATCATTGCTGCCATGTGTCCTCACTTTGCTGCACACTTCCCTGTGGACAATCcttccagcccctgcccacTGGAAGGATGTCCCAGATGTGTTtgctcagctgtcctgcctgccttcctttcagGTTTGTGTAGCCTTGTGCTCCAAAATGTCTCTCTCACCAGGTGCGCAAAGAGCTAGAAGTAAATGGGATCGAGTTTTACCCTCAGAAAGAATTTGATGAGGACTTGGAGGATAAAACAGAGAATGACAAAATCAGGGTAGGAAACATTTTATTGTGGGAATGGAAGGGGGGGGATGAGGACTGGTCATGTTTAACGTGTGTAAAACAGACATCTGTCACTAGAAGATTTTAAGTGCTTCATGGTCCCTGAATGAAAGATGCAATGGATGTAAGGGATGGTcattcctccttcccagctTAATTTGTCTCTGTTGTTACTACAGGGTGCTATGAAGGCTGGAGTGAGGAAGGACTATGTTCCACCTCCTCTTGCTGAATGCTCTGTTCGGTCACTGCCAAGGACCAAAGGGCCTGGTGTGTGGCTGATGTGCAGCCTCTGTCCCAGATAACTGCCCCATGAGCCCTCTTATCTGCTGACCAAACTCGACCCAAAAAGCAGCCCAGTTCtttgctcccccagcccctgtaAGAATGCTTGTCCCATCCTTCCCTCCTCAGAGCGTCAGCAACTGTCTCCTAATTTCTAGCCTGTTCATGGCTAGGTTGTACCCAGGATTATATCTGTGTTCTTGTGCCAACACTGACTCAAGCAGTTCTACCTAGTGGTCCCCTCCACCACCCAAGGCATttatagagaaaaatattatcCCTTGCTGACCTTCTGGTCAGTTAAAGGAGACAAGCTCCTTTGGATGAGCTTCCTTTTCCTCAGTACTCCATGCTCCTAGTCGTATTTTTCTGTGACTGCACCAGTCTGATTTGATTTTCTAGCACTGGTTCTGGTACCTCATGCTTCCCCATCTCTTCTGAGATCTGAACTGCTAAGCCTGTGAACCACATGTATTATTTAAACAATTGCATCACACTGGTGGCTCGTGGTCATCTCGTGACTGACTAGGACATGAGGTCCTTCCACTCCTTCAGTCGCTGCTTGTTCCTGAGCTCTGAAGTCATAGCAGAAATTCTTGATGTTATTCCCTAAAAGCTGCTCTTTGTGCCTCAGACTTACATCTTCCCAGATAATAACCCAGTCTGCATTTGCACTGACAAAACCTCTTGGCCTTGCAATGCTAATGCATTAAATTATCCCACTCATAATTTTTGTGGCTAGGCCACTAATGAAAATAGATTGGCCTCTGTGGCAGTCCTCAAGAAATTCCAGGATTCTTGCACTGCAGCCTGACACTTGCCCTTTCAACTTCCCCAGCTGTCACAGCCCCAACAGAAATTCCCACCTTCCCCATCTTAATTAATCATTTTCCATTTGGTGATACATCATCCATTCTGGAAAAGACTAAATGGGTTTTGCTTCTTATCCAAAATGTTACTGGTTTTGAGGAGGGCACCACATTTTGTTCTGCACTTCAGCATCATTGCCCtcacacagaagaaataaactgctttttaatCTCCATTTCTGTGGTAGTTGCAGTCCCTTCCCAGGCACAGGGATATCTGTAAAGCAGAGTAAATCTATGAACATCCGCACAACCTTAGAGATAGCAGGGTCTCCTGCATCCTGTGCTCTGGAAGCAGATGGTTCCTCCCTGTGCTTGGAGATATCTGGATCCCAAATAGCCTCACCAAATGTCCCACTTCTCAGGAAAGCTGCATCCCTGCCACATTTCTGGCCTTCCTCAGTACAACCATTTCAGCTATTAAACTTGTTGAACATTCATGTGTCTTTTTGGGGAGGATTATTTTGAGTCGTCTCCTTCTTCTGGTGAAGAACTACAAACTGGCTAAGAAATACTCACTGCAAACTATCCAtagagcagccctgggctgaCAGACCTTCTCCTGGTTACGCTGAGGTACTTACTTCTCTGGTCATCCCcctcttcagaaatgctgaagatGGTGCAGAAAAACTCTGCCCTCCACTCAGAGCCCTTGGCACTGCAGCAAGCTACCCACTAAGCTTGGTgtggggggaggaagaggggtGCAAGGACACTTGTAAAGCAAGGGCCCAAAATGCTAGGGATATCACTGACAGGGGAAAAGGACAGCCAATGAAGTGTTGCTCTAGAAAACCTCTTTCCTTGGAGAAGGTCTTGTGTTTCATGAgctgagagaaggaaagatggaTGGGGAACAGTGATGGTGCTGCTCTCTGGAGTGGGTTCAATAGGTCTCTCCACATGTCTTTCCCCAGCAGGAAAGCATGCCCTTCGCAGTAGTGGGCAGCGACAAGGAGTACCAAGTGAATGGCAAAAGAGTCCTGGGCAGGAAAACACCTTGGGGAATCATTGAAGGTAAAAAAACACTTGCATCTGGAAGTTGAAAGTATCTCTGCAGGCCCCCATAATAAACAAGGGTCCAGATAACATGTCCCATGGCTGCCTTCCTGTCCCTTATGCAATAAACTTTTTGAAACCAAGCAAGAGGAGAATTCTGAAATAGCTCTGCTGGGAGGGGACTGCCATGGTCAATGTGGTACCACTACTGCCAAATGGTAGAAGCTGGAGCCACTCCAAACAAATGGAAATACATGTTACTGCTCAGCATGTCTCCTCAATGCCTGACACTGTGGCATTCAGACaactgtttctcctttctgaagtATTCAGGCTCTGCCCACCTGGAACCTGCCCCATGGCAATGGCTTTCCCCTGCTCTGTAACAACAAAGGTTGTTGTTGCTCTGTAACaattgcttgctttcttttcagtggaaaaCCTCACTCACTGTGAATTTGCCCTACTTCGAGATTTTGTCATCAGGTAAGGCCATAGTCATGCATCAGTTTGCTGTTGATGAGCAGGGAGCCCTCCTGAGATCCTCTTAGAGTGAAATAGCgcatacagaaaggaaaataaagtacaTTTCAGGCACTGAAAACTTATTGGGGTAGGGTTGGATTGAGTTAAGGGGCAAATACGCTAGTGCCTCTCTTAGTGACATGACCACTATGTCAAGTAGTTGCTAGTTTTCATGTATGAGCTGGACACCTGGAGAAAAGCAGGGTACTACCACCCTGCTTCTACTCCATTAAAGATATTAGGGTGCAACAACCACTATTTGTTGCTGACAACAGGTCTGGGTTGGAAGTCAGCGAGAAAGAGGCCACTACCACATCCTATAAATACCATCGGGTTTTAAAACAACACcagaagtaagaaaataaagaaagcaCACTTCAAAGCCAGAGCCCTGTAGCTCATTCCACCTGTGGGTATGGTGGTATTGAGACACTTGGCCAGGTACAATGCTTTGACATTGCCCTactgtctttctgttttgcaataCCTTTTGCAGCAGATGTGCTTTCCCTAAGTCTTCCAGTAAAAACATCCTAACCAAGTGATCATCACAAAGCATACAGCAATCCAAGCCACAGGCTTTCTCTGGAGGTTATGGACAATGTTCACAGCATTGTTCTGCAGGTTATGGTCTGCAGTGGACCTGATACacactcctgctgcctccttgtCTCACCACTGCTTCAGATGAGTTAAGCCCTTGTCTGCTCTGACACACCAGGATGGCCAGTAGCTGTCCCACTGGCCCAGGTGTGAGAAGGGGAGGACACGGGCAAGCACAGCCAGGGATTTCAGCCCATATTCTGCATCCTGCGTATGTGTTCTTCAATGCTGATGCTCCAGCTCTCCGTTGTGTATGATGGCACCCATGCCATCCATGTAGAAGGAGGGGTACACCCATTAGCCAGACTGACTGAAGAAATCTTCCATTTATCTCAGGGAATAAGATGATCATCAGGAGATCAATACTGACTGCGGTGATACTGGTTATCATATCCTCTTTCCAACGCCATCTCCACTTTGCTCCCTGCAGGACCCACCTTCAGGACCTAAAAGAAGTGACCCACAACATCCACTATGAGACCTACAGGGCCAAGCGGCTGAACGACAACGGAGGGCTGCCCCCCATGACTGTTGAGACAGAGGAAAACCATGAAAGTAACCTGTGAatgaccccccccccccccactgtcACCCAGTGTCTCTGGATGAAACAACCCACCCCTGCTACCCTTGACTCCACCATGGGCCTGTCTCTGAAGCATGTGGCACATCCTCCGTGTGCGTGAGAGGATGTGAGTGTGCGTGTGTACCTACCTATGTGCCAGAGAGGGACCAAAGGCGTCTCCCCCGTCCTTCCCAGAGTGTCCTCAttctcagtttgtttttttgcaCAGTGGACTGTCCgtcatcttcctttctcttgtttctgtgtCTCAGCTGTGTGTCTTGCTTAGGCGAAAcggggatggggggaaggaTTTCTGGGGGCAAGTGGGCTTCAGAGGTGGGAGGTGTGGGGTGTGCTGTCGTCTTGTTTTCATTACTTGGATACATGGCAAGGAGAGACGGTGGAGTCAGTCCATGCAGCGTCTTCAAGCGATGGCAACAGATTTCTCTTGGGCCCTCAGGGGGTGGGAAGGCAGCTGGCTGGTCTGAGAGCATGGTGGCCCAGCATTTTATCCCCATTTTTTGCTGTGGCTTCCCAAGGGGAAATGGTAACTTGGAAGTGGATAGATGAGAAAAGTAACAGGCTGACATGTTTTGTGGTTCAGGGGAAGTGATCAGTGGGAGGAGACAGAATTAGTTCTTGGGC includes:
- the SEPTIN3 gene encoding neuronal-specific septin-3 isoform X3 translates to MSELVAEPRQKPVVPMKPMGINANLLGYIGIDTIIEQMRKKTMKTGFDFNIMVVGQSGLGKSTLVNTLFKSQVSRKSSGWNREEKIPKTVEIKAIGHVIEEGGVKMKLTVIDTPGFGDQINNENCWEPIEKYINEQYEKFLKEEVNIARKKRIPDTRVHCCLYFISPTGHSLRPLDLEFMKHLSKVVNIIPVIAKADTMTLEEKTEFKQRVRKELEVNGIEFYPQKEFDEDLEDKTENDKIRQESMPFAVVGSDKEYQVNGKRVLGRKTPWGIIEVENLTHCEFALLRDFVIRTHLQDLKEVTHNIHYETYRAKRLNDNGGLPPMTVETEENHESNL
- the SEPTIN3 gene encoding neuronal-specific septin-3 isoform X2 codes for the protein MFKGPVESKNEAAMSELVAEPRQKPVVPMKPMGINANLLGYIGIDTIIEQMRKKTMKTGFDFNIMVVGQSGLGKSTLVNTLFKSQVSRKSSGWNREEKIPKTVEIKAIGHVIEEGGVKMKLTVIDTPGFGDQINNENCWEPIEKYINEQYEKFLKEEVNIARKKRIPDTRVHCCLYFISPTGHSLRPLDLEFMKHLSKVVNIIPVIAKADTMTLEEKTEFKQRVRKELEVNGIEFYPQKEFDEDLEDKTENDKIRESMPFAVVGSDKEYQVNGKRVLGRKTPWGIIEVENLTHCEFALLRDFVIRTHLQDLKEVTHNIHYETYRAKRLNDNGGLPPMTVETEENHESNL
- the SEPTIN3 gene encoding neuronal-specific septin-3 isoform X1 — protein: MFKGPVESKNEAAMSELVAEPRQKPVVPMKPMGINANLLGYIGIDTIIEQMRKKTMKTGFDFNIMVVGQSGLGKSTLVNTLFKSQVSRKSSGWNREEKIPKTVEIKAIGHVIEEGGVKMKLTVIDTPGFGDQINNENCWEPIEKYINEQYEKFLKEEVNIARKKRIPDTRVHCCLYFISPTGHSLRPLDLEFMKHLSKVVNIIPVIAKADTMTLEEKTEFKQRVRKELEVNGIEFYPQKEFDEDLEDKTENDKIRQESMPFAVVGSDKEYQVNGKRVLGRKTPWGIIEVENLTHCEFALLRDFVIRTHLQDLKEVTHNIHYETYRAKRLNDNGGLPPMTVETEENHESNL